A single region of the Vitis riparia cultivar Riparia Gloire de Montpellier isolate 1030 unplaced genomic scaffold, EGFV_Vit.rip_1.0 scaffold315_pilon_pilon, whole genome shotgun sequence genome encodes:
- the LOC117909754 gene encoding uncharacterized mitochondrial protein AtMg00810-like, which yields MDVQNVFLHGDLLEEVYMQFLPGFRQQGEIPMVCRLNKSLYELKQASRSWFQKFSATIQQDGSHQSRADYSLFTKISGNSFTAVLIYVDDMIIIGNDESVIAALKESLHTKFRIKDLGQLRYFLGIEVAPSTDCISISQRKYTLDILNEAGLLGAKLLSTPMEEKNKLLPIIGDLLKNPSTYRRLVGQLIYLTITRLEISYSVHILSQFMQEPRKPHLDVVHHLLRYLKGAPGQGLYFPAKGNFLLRGFCDADLARCSITRRSVTGYCIFLGEALISWKTKKQTTVSRSSAESEYRAMASITCEFTWLKYLLDDLKVEHLQPAKPFCDSKSTLYIAANPVYHEHTKHIEIDCHVVQERIQLGAIVTAHVPSSCQLADLFGVLDIHAPT from the coding sequence ATGGATGTTCAAAATGTCTTTCTCCATGGTGATTTGCTTGAAGAAGTCTATATGCAATTTCTGCCCGGTTTTCGTCAACAGGGAGAGATACCTATGGTATGTCGCCTCAACAAGTCATTATATGAACTTAAACAAGCCTCTCGTAGCTGGTTTCAGAAATTTTCTGCCACCATTCAACAAGATGGTTCCCATCAATCAAGGGCTGATTATTCACTTTTCACAAAGATCTCTGGTAATTCTTTCACAGCTGTGCTCAtctatgtagacgacatgatcaTCATCGGCAATGATGAGAGTGTAATCGCAGCTCTTAAGGAGTCTCTCCACACCAAATTTCGCATAAAGGACCTCGGTCAATTACGATATTTCCTTGGTATTGAAGTTGCTCCTTCTACTGATTGTATTTCGATATCCCAACGAAAATACACTCTTGATATTTTAAATGAAGCAGGCTTGCTTGGGGCCAAACTATTGTCGACACCTatggaagaaaagaataaaCTCCTGCCCATAATAGGAGATTTATTGAAGAATCCATCCACTTACAGAAGATTGGTCGGACAACTCATTTATCTTACCATTACAAGGCTAGAGATAAGTTATTCAGTTCACATTTTAAGCCAGTTTATGCAAGAACCAAGAAAACCTCATTTGGATGTTGTTCATCATCTTCTGCGATATCTTAAAGGTGCACCTGGACAAGGATTATATTTTCCTGCCAAAGGAAATTTTCTACTAAGAGGATTTTGTGATGCAGATTTGGCTCGATGTTCGATCACAAGACGATCTGTGACTGGATATTGCATTTTTCTTGGAGAAGCTCTTATTTCATGGAAAACCAAGAAACAAACAACAGTGTCAAGGTCATCAGCTGAATCAGAATATCGAGCAATGGCTTCCATTACATGTGAATTTACATGGCTCAAGTATTTGTTGGATGACTTGAAGGTAGAACACTTGCAACCTGCCAAACCATTCTGTGATAGTAAATCAACACTCTATATTGCTGCTAATCCAGTTTACCATGAACATACCAAGCATATAGAAATCGATTGTCATGTTGTTCAAGAACGAATTCAATTAGGTGCCATAGTAACTGCTCATGTTCCATCGTCTTGCCAGCTTGCTGATTTGTTTGGCGTTCTTGACATACAcgctccaacttga